In one Vibrio sp. CB1-14 genomic region, the following are encoded:
- the yiaY gene encoding L-threonine dehydrogenase yields MSNAFYIPSLNLMGAGCLADAVKTIESHGFQKALIVTDGVLNKMGAVNKLTTLLDEAQVAAVVYDETKPNPTIENVNDGLALLKEHGCDCVISFGGGSPHDCAKGIALLATNGGEIKDYEGVDVSIKPQLPLIAINTTAGTASEMTRFCIITDEARHIKMAIVDKNVTPIVSVNDPELMLAKPASLTAATGMDALTHAIEAFVSIAATPVTDASAIKAIEMIQANLREAVANGDNLEARDNMAYAQFMAGMAFNNASLGYVHAIAHQLGGFYDLPHGVCNAVLLPHVQQYNAQVAPARLTDVARAMGVDTTGMSDEQAADAGLDAIRQLSKDVSIPAGLEELGVKRDDFDVLAANALKDACGFTNPKQATHDEIIGILAAAL; encoded by the coding sequence ATGTCTAACGCATTCTATATTCCATCTTTGAACCTAATGGGTGCTGGTTGCCTAGCTGACGCAGTAAAAACGATTGAAAGCCACGGTTTTCAAAAGGCACTAATTGTGACGGACGGCGTTCTAAACAAAATGGGTGCAGTGAATAAGCTGACAACGCTACTAGATGAAGCACAAGTTGCTGCTGTGGTTTATGACGAAACTAAGCCAAACCCAACTATCGAGAACGTAAACGATGGTCTTGCTCTACTGAAAGAGCACGGCTGTGATTGTGTTATCTCTTTCGGTGGCGGTTCACCGCACGACTGTGCAAAGGGTATTGCGCTACTCGCAACAAACGGCGGCGAAATCAAAGACTACGAAGGTGTGGACGTATCTATAAAACCTCAATTGCCTCTAATTGCTATTAACACGACGGCTGGTACAGCATCAGAGATGACTCGCTTCTGCATAATCACTGATGAAGCTCGTCACATTAAGATGGCTATCGTAGACAAAAACGTCACGCCAATTGTTTCTGTAAACGACCCTGAGCTAATGCTAGCAAAACCAGCTTCACTTACGGCTGCAACGGGTATGGATGCGCTGACCCACGCTATCGAAGCTTTTGTCTCTATCGCAGCAACACCGGTTACCGACGCATCAGCGATAAAAGCCATTGAGATGATTCAGGCCAACCTGCGTGAAGCGGTTGCAAACGGTGATAACCTAGAAGCACGTGACAACATGGCGTATGCACAGTTTATGGCGGGGATGGCGTTTAACAATGCGTCTCTTGGCTATGTTCATGCTATCGCACACCAATTGGGCGGCTTCTACGACCTGCCGCACGGCGTCTGTAACGCAGTACTGCTTCCACATGTTCAGCAATACAACGCTCAAGTTGCCCCAGCGCGCCTAACAGACGTTGCTCGTGCAATGGGTGTTGATACAACGGGTATGAGTGATGAGCAAGCCGCAGACGCGGGTTTGGACGCGATTCGTCAGCTATCTAAAGACGTAAGCATTCCAGCAGGTCTAGAAGAGCTTGGTGTTAAGCGCGACGACTTCGACGTACTTGCTGCAAACGCACTGAAAGATGCATGTGGTTTCACTAACCCGAAACAAGCAACACATGACGAGATTATTGGCATTCTAGCCGCCGCTCTATAA
- a CDS encoding AraC family transcriptional regulator, with protein sequence MHTLSNFSRIAEREYALSAGQINLLYYDLPKDFHDEYRSYEAPRLCTILEGAKSVKVNQSEAFKYQSDEFVLLPPNSNIHMKMPEYTKALVYEFTEPLIEKVAQRVSDYLEFDTSQSFDLQGFIVNPIEKRVNALHGRMQEILREQETGMDFLIDLTGQELVFELLRNNACHSIINGNQSHPIKRAIRLMNSQEGMQLSLSQVAEEVGLSLSSFSQKFKLMTEQNPKQYLTQLRLKAAKRYLTSMSVTDVAYETGYDNISHFIRLFKNEFGQTPKQFQRSMMTRLN encoded by the coding sequence ATGCACACGTTAAGCAACTTTAGTCGCATCGCAGAGCGAGAGTATGCCCTGAGCGCAGGTCAAATCAATTTGCTCTATTACGACCTCCCTAAAGACTTTCACGACGAATACCGTTCATACGAAGCCCCTCGCCTTTGCACCATCCTTGAGGGGGCTAAATCTGTAAAAGTGAATCAGTCAGAAGCGTTTAAATATCAGAGCGATGAGTTCGTATTGTTGCCACCAAATTCCAACATTCATATGAAGATGCCGGAATACACTAAGGCATTGGTATATGAGTTCACTGAACCACTGATTGAGAAAGTCGCGCAACGAGTGTCCGACTATTTGGAGTTCGACACCTCACAGTCATTCGATTTACAAGGTTTTATCGTCAACCCGATTGAGAAGCGAGTTAATGCGCTGCATGGGAGGATGCAAGAGATCCTTCGCGAACAAGAAACTGGAATGGACTTTTTGATTGACCTAACAGGCCAAGAGTTAGTGTTTGAGCTTCTTCGTAACAACGCCTGCCACAGCATTATCAATGGCAATCAATCACATCCAATCAAGCGCGCGATACGATTAATGAACTCTCAAGAGGGCATGCAATTGTCGCTGTCTCAGGTTGCAGAAGAAGTGGGATTATCGCTGTCGAGCTTCTCACAGAAGTTCAAGCTGATGACGGAACAAAACCCGAAGCAGTATTTAACTCAACTGCGTTTAAAGGCGGCAAAGCGCTATTTAACCTCGATGTCCGTCACCGATGTTGCCTACGAAACAGGTTATGACAATATCTCTCACTTTATTCGTTTGTTCAAAAACGAGTTTGGACAGACGCCTAAGCAATTTCAGCGCTCGATGATGACTCGGCTAAACTAA
- a CDS encoding linear amide C-N hydrolase: protein MKKTVIALGIAAVASSALVSTASACSRITLDTPYGVSQVRTLDWGEKLGTVAIVTPKGTKVETKDVPSYQKAASWTVKYPTLNLEEREVFVDTSGEAINSEGLSASTLYMYDSQAFIKDYQDTGAPAVNWGDAAAFMAQNFKTVADAVAAFEANEFQFAWADGIHGTQHGLHISVQDKSGDIALFELNQGGEMVVYHGSVNDKLRVMANAPLQQYHDQNAEKIGDMTVVENGFKIGSSIASSERMLRGLYNTAHVEFSDTATWAQTEGKLQSTFDAGNLVPQDIIDPTNGETYATWIQYTYNLENGSFKMRNFDTYSEIRIDLNDLATISQVSCADLVEQAEVSGTATFTPCQ from the coding sequence ATGAAAAAAACAGTGATTGCGCTAGGTATTGCTGCCGTAGCAAGTTCGGCTTTGGTGAGCACAGCAAGCGCTTGTTCGAGAATTACGCTAGATACACCTTATGGCGTGTCCCAAGTTCGCACCCTAGATTGGGGTGAGAAATTAGGAACGGTGGCGATTGTGACACCGAAAGGAACGAAGGTTGAGACCAAAGACGTACCTTCTTACCAAAAGGCAGCGTCGTGGACTGTGAAGTACCCAACGCTGAACCTGGAAGAGCGCGAAGTATTTGTCGATACCTCAGGTGAAGCAATCAACAGTGAAGGTCTGTCAGCGTCTACTCTCTATATGTATGATTCACAAGCTTTCATCAAAGACTATCAAGACACGGGTGCGCCTGCTGTGAACTGGGGTGACGCTGCGGCGTTTATGGCTCAGAACTTTAAGACGGTTGCTGACGCTGTGGCGGCATTTGAGGCGAATGAGTTCCAGTTTGCTTGGGCGGATGGCATTCATGGTACTCAACACGGTTTGCATATTTCTGTGCAAGATAAGTCGGGTGATATTGCTTTGTTTGAATTGAATCAAGGCGGCGAAATGGTGGTATATCACGGGTCAGTGAACGATAAGCTGCGTGTGATGGCGAATGCACCTTTGCAACAGTATCACGACCAAAATGCCGAAAAGATTGGTGATATGACGGTAGTCGAGAACGGCTTCAAGATTGGCTCTTCAATTGCGTCATCGGAGCGTATGCTGCGAGGCCTATACAACACTGCACATGTAGAGTTCTCTGATACAGCAACATGGGCACAAACTGAGGGCAAGCTGCAGTCTACTTTTGATGCGGGCAATTTGGTACCTCAAGACATTATTGATCCTACCAATGGTGAAACGTACGCCACGTGGATCCAGTACACCTATAACTTAGAGAACGGCTCATTCAAGATGCGTAACTTTGATACGTATAGTGAAATTCGTATCGATCTGAACGATTTAGCAACCATTTCTCAAGTCTCCTGCGCCGACTTGGTTGAACAAGCAGAAGTTTCTGGCACTGCAACCTTTACTCCTTGCCAATAA
- a CDS encoding efflux RND transporter permease subunit has translation MSNSTQRGIIALFANNSVAANLLMAFVLIMGTVSYFLIQRQMFPNFEINYIRVTASYPGVSAQEIEETILIKVEESLKDVTEIKKAVTDAYRGGGQVTLEIDTKADLPEVLDRVKQRVDGIASFPRAMEPIKVTQIEFKQDVIGMVLSGNTSLTELKTISKQVEKELLQLSDVSLVEVSSPPDEIGIEIHPDELRTYDLTLDDVVSAIQKYSANFSAGQVRTNTGLVSIRIENQYYDGYEFRQIPVKLGANGSKVLLGDIATIKDEFTEGQHYFKFSGENGIYLTVKATKTQNMVPVAETVQRYIEARNQTLPHGIQIHTLMDMTYYLNARLDMMLKNLMQGAVLVAVLLTIFLRFRLAMWVMVGLPVCFLGAVMLMPLFGVSINIITLFAFIMVLGIVVDDAIVIGESVYTEVEKNGGGVTNVVRGAQRVATPATFGVLTTIAVFVPFLFSTGPEKAFFYGLSIVVIFCLIFSLIESKLILPAHLAHTRFTPVKENSYRARFNRAFFKFVHGPYKRTVSQCVEWRWSVMAGFIAILVVSAAMVTSGHVRMIPSPKVPSDFPMIRIEMNSNASDEQTIDALLTLEKVVKAVDNDIQDEFGMPVIRDMMTINTSRTEGMLILPLVDEEVRPVDAFELSRRWREKLPTIVGLKSIVINDNVAGGDDGDEFGYLLYGPDMEVLNEAGRELISKLQLQTGLFDVSSSMDTGSREVQLSLKPVAYDLGLDLASVAAQVGGSFYGGEAQRVLRNTEEVRVMVRYPKLTREAFSSLRYALITTPSGKKVMLGDVVEIESKPGINQIRRENGFRTVYIYGSIDETVIEPDKAVKNIEDNVLPELKAMFPEVTTELGGTIEEQQKQSAEQIVFFVAGMITVYILLAVPLKSYAQPLIIMSVIPFSLTGAIWGHYFYGLDMSMMSTFGLIAAAGVVINDSLVMTDYVNQIKARCDCAKTAVVEAGCARFRAITLTSITTFFGVLPIMFETSLQAAFVKPMAVALGFAVMYATVVTLIAVPCLYVILEDIGGVFRKVKRLYFPLKQPAAERS, from the coding sequence GTGAGTAACTCGACCCAGCGCGGTATAATTGCTCTGTTCGCCAACAATTCGGTGGCAGCCAACTTGTTGATGGCGTTTGTACTCATTATGGGTACGGTCAGTTACTTTCTGATCCAGCGCCAAATGTTCCCCAACTTTGAAATTAACTACATTCGTGTGACCGCGTCCTACCCGGGTGTGTCTGCGCAGGAGATCGAAGAAACCATCCTTATTAAAGTGGAAGAGTCACTCAAGGATGTCACCGAAATTAAAAAAGCAGTCACGGATGCGTATCGCGGTGGTGGTCAAGTTACGCTGGAAATCGATACTAAGGCGGATCTTCCCGAGGTACTCGACAGGGTTAAGCAGCGTGTTGACGGCATTGCCAGTTTCCCAAGGGCAATGGAGCCGATAAAAGTCACGCAAATCGAGTTTAAACAAGATGTAATTGGCATGGTGCTGTCGGGCAATACTTCGTTGACCGAACTCAAAACCATTTCTAAACAAGTCGAGAAAGAGTTACTGCAACTGAGTGATGTGTCGTTGGTCGAAGTTAGTTCGCCGCCGGATGAAATCGGCATTGAGATTCACCCTGATGAGCTTCGTACCTATGATCTCACGCTGGACGATGTGGTGTCGGCGATTCAAAAATACTCCGCCAATTTCTCAGCAGGGCAAGTGCGAACCAATACTGGCTTGGTTTCTATTCGTATTGAAAACCAGTACTACGACGGCTATGAGTTCCGCCAAATCCCTGTCAAACTCGGTGCTAATGGCTCGAAAGTGTTGCTCGGTGATATAGCCACCATCAAAGATGAGTTTACCGAAGGACAGCATTACTTTAAGTTCTCGGGTGAGAATGGTATTTATCTCACGGTAAAAGCCACCAAAACTCAGAACATGGTACCGGTAGCAGAAACGGTTCAGCGCTACATAGAAGCTCGCAACCAAACTTTGCCGCATGGGATCCAAATCCATACCTTGATGGACATGACCTATTACCTCAACGCTCGTCTTGACATGATGCTCAAGAATTTGATGCAAGGTGCGGTTTTGGTCGCGGTATTGCTCACTATATTCTTACGTTTTCGCCTAGCAATGTGGGTAATGGTCGGGTTGCCGGTTTGTTTCCTTGGTGCGGTGATGTTGATGCCGCTGTTTGGCGTAAGTATCAATATCATTACTTTGTTCGCCTTTATCATGGTGCTCGGTATCGTGGTCGATGATGCCATCGTCATAGGTGAGAGTGTGTACACCGAGGTAGAGAAGAACGGAGGCGGTGTGACTAACGTGGTGCGCGGTGCTCAGCGTGTTGCGACACCTGCTACCTTCGGTGTGTTAACCACCATCGCGGTGTTCGTTCCGTTTTTATTCTCAACCGGCCCCGAGAAAGCGTTTTTCTATGGCTTGTCGATAGTCGTTATCTTCTGTCTCATCTTTAGTTTGATTGAATCAAAGCTAATTTTGCCTGCTCACTTGGCACACACTAGATTCACACCAGTGAAAGAGAATAGCTACCGAGCTCGGTTTAACCGCGCGTTCTTTAAGTTCGTCCACGGCCCCTACAAGCGTACAGTGAGCCAATGTGTGGAATGGCGCTGGTCGGTCATGGCGGGATTCATTGCCATCTTGGTAGTGAGCGCAGCCATGGTGACGTCAGGGCATGTGAGAATGATTCCAAGCCCGAAAGTACCGTCTGATTTCCCTATGATCAGAATTGAAATGAACAGTAATGCTTCAGATGAGCAAACTATTGATGCGTTGCTGACTCTGGAGAAAGTGGTTAAAGCGGTTGATAACGACATCCAAGATGAATTTGGCATGCCGGTCATTCGCGACATGATGACCATTAATACCAGTCGAACTGAAGGCATGCTCATCTTACCGCTAGTGGATGAGGAAGTACGTCCTGTTGATGCGTTCGAGCTCTCTCGCCGCTGGCGTGAAAAGCTGCCGACCATCGTTGGACTAAAGTCCATTGTGATTAATGACAATGTGGCTGGTGGTGATGACGGTGATGAGTTTGGTTATCTGCTTTATGGACCCGATATGGAGGTGCTTAATGAAGCAGGAAGAGAACTCATTTCCAAGCTGCAATTGCAAACTGGGCTGTTTGATGTCAGCTCATCAATGGATACAGGCAGCCGAGAAGTACAGCTTTCTTTAAAACCTGTGGCCTACGATCTTGGATTGGATCTAGCCAGTGTTGCGGCGCAGGTTGGTGGTAGCTTTTATGGTGGTGAGGCACAGCGTGTGTTGAGAAACACAGAAGAAGTTCGCGTGATGGTTCGTTATCCTAAGCTGACCCGTGAAGCCTTTTCTTCACTTCGCTACGCGTTGATCACTACACCGTCGGGTAAGAAAGTAATGCTCGGCGATGTGGTGGAAATTGAGAGTAAACCGGGCATCAACCAAATCCGACGCGAAAATGGCTTTAGAACGGTTTACATCTACGGTTCTATTGACGAGACGGTTATCGAGCCAGATAAAGCGGTGAAGAACATCGAGGATAATGTCCTGCCAGAGCTCAAGGCGATGTTCCCAGAAGTGACTACCGAGCTTGGCGGTACGATTGAAGAGCAGCAAAAGCAATCGGCGGAACAAATTGTATTCTTTGTTGCGGGTATGATTACGGTTTATATCCTGCTTGCGGTGCCGCTCAAAAGTTATGCTCAACCGCTGATCATCATGTCGGTTATCCCATTTAGCCTGACCGGGGCGATCTGGGGGCACTATTTCTACGGTTTGGATATGTCGATGATGTCGACGTTCGGCCTTATCGCGGCAGCGGGGGTAGTGATCAACGACTCGTTGGTGATGACCGATTACGTCAACCAAATCAAAGCTCGCTGCGATTGCGCCAAAACCGCAGTTGTTGAGGCCGGATGTGCCAGGTTTAGGGCGATCACCCTCACGTCAATCACAACCTTCTTTGGTGTTCTGCCAATTATGTTTGAGACCAGTTTGCAAGCTGCGTTCGTCAAACCTATGGCCGTCGCGCTAGGGTTTGCGGTTATGTACGCCACGGTAGTGACCTTGATTGCCGTGCCATGCTTGTATGTGATTTTGGAAGATATTGGTGGGGTGTTCCGTAAGGTGAAAAGGCTTTACTTCCCGCTAAAACAACCTGCTGCTGAGCGCAGCTAA
- a CDS encoding efflux RND transporter periplasmic adaptor subunit: MMFKRSIKWILPFAILGVAGGGYFLVQKTAPEVETEKTLDTTPRVKTQILQAQTHQVQISSFGEVVPLERTALSTQVSGEVTSWHHNFLSGGVVKRGEVLFTIEKDDYQAAVLQAQAELAQAQATLIEERAKAKVAERQAKKIKDTQVSDLYLRIPQVLSAEARVKSAQAGLRRANRDLENTEVEAPYDALVVSRNIGVGQYITAGSQVAEINNIEHAEVMVPIAGFDAPFLPKDIVGVSAEIIAKGRIEAIREGQIVRDLGVVDSATRMVNMVIRIDDPYGLKSNLTPLPFGSYVEVQFNGRTVDNLFQVPQELVIDERVWVVDPEDKLIPKPVHVLREEQANFFIDSGIENGDELVLTVPEFPQIGMTVIRVNDEADVLAQQGETSE, translated from the coding sequence ATTATGTTCAAGCGCAGTATTAAATGGATACTCCCCTTCGCAATCTTAGGCGTGGCGGGTGGCGGTTACTTCTTAGTTCAAAAGACTGCACCAGAAGTTGAGACAGAAAAAACGCTCGACACCACACCTCGTGTCAAAACCCAAATTTTGCAAGCGCAGACTCATCAAGTGCAGATTTCGAGTTTCGGTGAAGTCGTACCTTTAGAGCGTACAGCATTGTCTACACAAGTTTCAGGTGAAGTGACCAGCTGGCACCATAACTTCCTTTCAGGCGGGGTGGTTAAACGCGGTGAAGTTCTGTTCACCATCGAGAAAGATGACTATCAAGCCGCGGTTCTGCAAGCTCAAGCAGAACTTGCCCAAGCTCAAGCTACTCTCATCGAAGAGCGTGCCAAAGCGAAAGTTGCAGAGCGCCAAGCTAAGAAAATCAAAGATACTCAAGTATCGGATCTTTATCTTCGTATCCCACAAGTATTAAGTGCAGAAGCCCGTGTGAAATCAGCGCAAGCAGGGCTGCGTCGTGCCAATCGCGACCTAGAAAATACTGAAGTTGAAGCGCCTTACGATGCATTAGTGGTGTCTCGTAATATCGGTGTTGGTCAGTACATTACCGCAGGCTCTCAGGTAGCGGAAATCAATAACATTGAACACGCAGAAGTCATGGTGCCGATCGCTGGATTCGACGCGCCATTCTTACCGAAAGACATCGTGGGCGTCAGCGCTGAGATCATTGCTAAAGGTCGTATTGAGGCGATTCGAGAAGGTCAAATTGTTCGTGACTTGGGGGTGGTAGATAGTGCTACACGCATGGTGAACATGGTGATTCGTATTGATGACCCTTATGGCCTTAAATCGAATCTGACCCCACTGCCGTTTGGCTCTTATGTTGAAGTCCAGTTTAATGGCCGAACAGTCGATAACTTATTTCAAGTGCCTCAAGAGCTTGTTATAGATGAGCGAGTGTGGGTCGTGGATCCAGAAGATAAACTGATTCCAAAGCCTGTACATGTGCTTCGTGAGGAGCAGGCCAACTTCTTTATCGATTCAGGCATTGAAAACGGTGACGAGCTGGTATTGACGGTACCAGAGTTTCCGCAGATTGGTATGACCGTCATTCGGGTCAACGACGAAGCAGATGTGTTGGCGCAGCAAGGAGAGACCAGTGAGTAA
- a CDS encoding 4a-hydroxytetrahydrobiopterin dehydratase, translating to MLNELRCEACSSDAIALGKDEQQQLLTELNDWQIIERDGIPQLEKHYKFKNFKLAWAFSNQVAELAEEEFHHPTITLEWGKVTVTWWSHSIKGLHQNDFICAAKCDGFIAQ from the coding sequence ATGCTTAATGAACTACGCTGCGAAGCCTGCAGCAGTGATGCAATTGCACTGGGTAAGGATGAACAACAGCAGTTACTAACAGAGCTTAATGATTGGCAAATTATAGAGCGTGATGGTATCCCGCAACTTGAGAAGCATTATAAGTTTAAGAACTTTAAGCTCGCTTGGGCGTTTTCAAACCAAGTGGCGGAGCTGGCCGAAGAAGAGTTCCATCACCCAACAATCACGCTGGAGTGGGGCAAGGTGACAGTGACTTGGTGGAGTCACTCTATTAAAGGGTTGCATCAAAACGATTTTATCTGTGCAGCCAAATGTGACGGTTTTATCGCTCAGTAA
- the phhA gene encoding phenylalanine 4-monooxygenase codes for MAQYVSNPVNEQGLIDWSEEENRIWHDLVERQLDLVKDRACKEYLRGLELLDLPLDRAPQLTEINSVLQRETGWQVEPVPALIDFDRFFELLASRKFPVATFLRSREEFDYLQEPDFFHEIFGHCAMLTDPDFAEFTQHYGKLGYQASSKQRVYLARLYWFTVEFGLVEQNGDLKIYGGGILSSPGETLYALDDERPLRQAFSVDNVLRTPYRIDIMQPTYFVLDDIRQLYELKQQDLSQDVARAMESGLLPPLFEPKDMTHA; via the coding sequence ATGGCTCAGTATGTATCTAACCCTGTGAATGAGCAGGGATTAATCGATTGGAGCGAAGAAGAAAACCGCATTTGGCATGATCTTGTTGAACGCCAACTGGATTTAGTCAAAGACAGAGCGTGCAAAGAGTACTTGCGCGGACTTGAACTGCTTGATTTACCGCTGGATAGAGCGCCTCAGCTAACTGAAATTAACAGCGTGTTGCAGCGTGAGACTGGCTGGCAAGTGGAGCCTGTTCCAGCGCTGATCGACTTTGATCGCTTCTTCGAGCTGTTAGCGTCACGAAAGTTCCCTGTGGCGACGTTTTTACGTTCTCGAGAAGAGTTTGACTACCTTCAGGAGCCAGATTTTTTCCATGAAATCTTCGGGCACTGCGCTATGCTGACCGATCCTGATTTCGCCGAGTTTACCCAGCATTATGGAAAACTTGGCTATCAAGCGAGCAGCAAGCAGAGAGTCTACCTGGCGAGATTGTATTGGTTTACCGTCGAGTTTGGTCTTGTTGAGCAAAACGGCGATTTAAAAATTTACGGGGGCGGTATTTTATCATCTCCGGGTGAGACTCTGTATGCACTTGATGACGAAAGGCCGCTACGCCAAGCCTTTAGTGTCGATAACGTGTTAAGAACGCCATATCGAATCGACATTATGCAGCCGACTTACTTTGTGCTGGACGACATTCGCCAGCTGTATGAACTAAAACAACAGGACTTGAGTCAAGACGTCGCACGAGCGATGGAATCGGGCTTACTTCCTCCACTTTTTGAACCAAAGGACATGACACATGCTTAA